From Phycisphaerae bacterium, a single genomic window includes:
- the maf gene encoding septum formation protein Maf: protein MRKSLVLASKSPRRLQLLREAGIPFEAVSPRFEEPDPAGWLGGPEFYAESTSYGKASSVIGDHADRVVLGADTVVALNEQILGKPTDRDDARRILDALSGSTHKVITGVTVLSPADYREITRHAVTQVTMRRMSNCEMEAYLASGQWEGKAGAYGIQDDGDPFVTLVDGSFSNVVGLPMELVLELLAEVGIKPAC from the coding sequence ATGCGCAAATCGCTTGTCCTCGCCTCCAAGAGTCCGCGCCGCCTGCAGTTGCTGCGCGAGGCAGGCATTCCCTTTGAGGCCGTGTCGCCCCGGTTCGAGGAACCCGATCCGGCGGGATGGCTTGGCGGGCCGGAGTTCTACGCCGAGTCGACCAGCTACGGCAAGGCCAGCAGCGTGATCGGCGATCATGCCGACCGGGTCGTGCTGGGCGCTGACACGGTCGTCGCCCTGAACGAACAGATCCTGGGCAAACCGACCGATCGTGACGACGCCCGCCGGATCCTCGACGCCTTGAGCGGGAGCACTCACAAAGTCATCACCGGCGTCACCGTCCTCTCCCCTGCCGATTACCGCGAGATCACCCGTCATGCCGTCACGCAGGTAACCATGCGGCGGATGTCGAACTGTGAGATGGAGGCCTACCTGGCCAGCGGCCAGTGGGAGGGCAAGGCCGGGGCATACGGCATCCAAGATGACGGCGATCCATTCGTCACCCTGGTCGACGGCAGCTTCAGCAACGTGGTCGGCCTGCCCATGGAACTTGTGCTGGAATTGCTGGCCGAGGTTGGCATCAAGCCAGCCTGCTGA
- the yidD gene encoding membrane protein insertion efficiency factor YidD → MLVLRRVLIFFVECLICGYRVIVAPLLIGNCKFVPSCSEYCLQAVHTHGPWRGMWLAMKRLARCHPFSMGGIDPVPPPACPPGQPYTRSPHHHS, encoded by the coding sequence ATGCTCGTTCTGCGTCGCGTTCTGATCTTCTTCGTCGAATGCCTGATTTGCGGCTATCGGGTGATTGTGGCTCCTCTGTTGATCGGGAACTGCAAGTTCGTGCCCAGCTGCAGTGAGTACTGCCTGCAAGCGGTTCACACTCATGGTCCGTGGCGCGGCATGTGGCTGGCGATGAAACGGCTGGCCCGATGTCACCCGTTCAGCATGGGCGGCATCGACCCCGTACCGCCGCCAGCATGCCCACCAGGACAACCTTACACCCGCTCACCGCATCACCACTCCTGA
- a CDS encoding YchF family ATPase: MRVAFIGPLMSGKSTLFRAVTGQTVAAHHVQGEQLAVVRVPDARLDWLNEIYKPKKKTEATIECLDVPGFSHETAASQAEFRKSLSSLRQCDALVAVVRAFDNPSVPAYRNRVDGQADLAELASELAFCDLDQVVTRIDRLEKSLKKPTKTHEHEKRELELMKRCQAALEAEQPLATAIHGDDDRKMLTSFAFLTELPIIVVINVNESAAAKPAPFEYLHATQTIALCAETEEQIAQLEPADRAAFLADLGVNESARDRLVRACYDAVGLVSFLTTGEDEVRAWSIKRGADAVEAACKIHTDIARGFIRAETVAYDDLRAAGDMKGAKAAGKVRLEGKSYIVKDGDVINFRFNI, from the coding sequence ATGCGAGTCGCCTTCATCGGCCCGCTGATGAGCGGAAAATCGACGCTGTTCCGGGCTGTGACCGGGCAAACGGTCGCGGCTCACCACGTTCAGGGGGAGCAGTTGGCCGTCGTTCGGGTGCCGGACGCCCGGCTGGACTGGCTCAACGAGATCTACAAGCCGAAGAAGAAAACGGAAGCCACGATTGAATGCCTCGACGTCCCCGGGTTCAGCCATGAGACGGCCGCCTCGCAGGCCGAGTTCCGCAAGAGCTTGAGTTCGCTTCGCCAGTGCGATGCCCTGGTGGCCGTCGTCCGCGCCTTCGACAACCCCAGCGTCCCCGCCTACCGCAACCGGGTGGACGGCCAGGCCGACCTAGCGGAGCTGGCCTCCGAGTTGGCCTTCTGCGACCTTGATCAGGTTGTGACCCGGATTGACCGGCTGGAGAAGTCGCTCAAGAAGCCGACCAAGACGCACGAGCACGAGAAACGCGAGCTAGAGCTCATGAAGCGCTGCCAGGCGGCCCTGGAGGCGGAGCAACCGCTCGCGACGGCCATTCACGGGGACGACGACCGTAAGATGCTCACCAGCTTCGCGTTCCTGACCGAGCTGCCGATCATCGTGGTGATCAACGTGAACGAGAGCGCGGCCGCCAAGCCGGCCCCGTTCGAGTACCTGCACGCCACGCAGACCATCGCCTTGTGCGCCGAAACCGAGGAGCAGATCGCCCAGTTGGAGCCGGCCGACCGGGCGGCGTTTCTTGCGGATCTCGGGGTCAACGAATCGGCTCGCGATCGGCTGGTGCGGGCCTGCTACGACGCCGTGGGCCTGGTGTCATTCCTGACCACGGGGGAGGACGAGGTCCGGGCGTGGTCGATCAAGCGGGGTGCCGATGCGGTGGAGGCCGCCTGCAAGATTCACACCGATATCGCCCGCGGTTTCATCCGAGCTGAGACCGTGGCCTACGACGATCTCAGGGCTGCAGGAGACATGAAGGGTGCCAAGGCCGCCGGCAAGGTCCGCCTCGAAGGGAAGAGCTACATCGTCAAGGACGGTGACGTCATCAATTTCCGGTTCAACATCTAG